The window GTCGTTGTGGTGCTCTGTGAGAAAGCAGGCACGAACAAACCCCTCTCAGCCGCCTGTTGGCGACACGCCCCTCCCGCTGTGCCGGGCGTGCGCCGTTGCGTATCCCCGCACTTCCCATTCAGCACCACAACTGACCGTTCTGGGAACGGATTTGCTTCGCTCACTACCCCACCATGCCGAGAATCTCCCCTTGTGTGACTGAATATGGATCATTACGGACGCACAAGGGATCGAACGTGCGACGCACAGACGAACGGCACCTGGTCGGAGAGTGATCCGTCCAGGCGCCGTGGTTGCGGGACGCTCACGCCCCGGTTGTCGTGCTCTGTCTCAGCCGTTCACAGTCGTTCTCAGTCGTTCGCACCGGTTCTCCGGCCGTGGCGGCGGTTGTTCAGTCGTTCGCGACGATCGGGTACCGCGGTTCGTTCTCGGCCATCTGTCGCAGCGCGTCCTTGCGCTCGCGCTTGGAGAGGCGGTCGATGTAGAGGTACCCGTACAGGTGGTCCGTCTCGTGCTGCAGGCAGCGCGCGAAGTAGCCCGTCCCGCGCACCTTGATCGGGTTGCCCTTCTCGTCCTGCCCGGTGACCTCGGCGTAGTCGGGCCGGGCCAGCGGCGCGTACGCGGTCGGCACGGACAGGCAGCCCTCGTTGCTCTCGTCCAGCTGGCGCCGCTCGGCGGGCAGTTCGACGAGCACGGGGTTGCAGATCACGCCCGTGTGCCGCTTGCCCTCGTCGTCGGGGCAGTCGTAGATGAAGACCTTGAGGTCGACACCGATCTGGTTGGCGGCCAGGCCCACGCCCTCGGCGGTGTGCTGGCTGGCGAACATGTCGTCGACCAGCGCGGCGAGGTCGTCGCCGAACTCCGTGACGTCCTTGCACTCCTTGTGCAGCACCGGATTCCCGACGACCGTGATGGGCCGGGAGGTGCCGCGCTCGCGGTAGGCCGCCTCGCGCTCCTCCGGGTTCTCGGTGTCGATGACGAAACCGTCGTCGTCCACGGGGAGCACGCCCACGTGCTGCTGATCGGTGTCCTGCTGCGCCATGACCGACGTATGCCTTCCTCGGAAAAACGGGGGGGTTGTGATGCTGATACAGGGTACGGGGGGCGCCTCCTGACAGGGGCGCGGGGAACTGCGGACCGGCCGCGGACCGGCCTCAGCCCGCAACTGGTCCTCGCACCCCTAACAGACCTCTTCCAGATCCCGCCAGTCCCGGGAGTCGGGGCTGTCGGCGACCCACCCGTCCAGCAGTCCCCTGACCAGGGAGGCGGGCGCCGCGAGGCCGCACTCGCGCTCCGGCACCCACAGCTGCCCGTCGGTACGGTGCCCGAGAGGGCCGGGATGCCCCGGCTCGCTGTGGTCGTGCGGGTCGAGGTGCTCACCGTCGCCCTCGTCGGACGGCATCCGGGACTCGGAGCACATCCGGCAGAGCAGCCGTACGGACGACGACCAGTCCTCGGCGGCGAAGCCCGCGTCGGCCGCGAGCCGCTCCAGGGCGTCGCGGTCGTCCTCGGTCTCGGCCTCCAGCAGCACGACCCAGGTGGGCACCGGCGAGGGCGCCCACAGCTCGATCTCGTCGAAGACGGGATAGGAGTGGCCCGCGGCGGTCGTCCGCTCCCCGTGGGGCACCCCGTCGTGCAGCACGACCTCGCCCCAGCGCCGTCCGGACGACGGCAGCGGGATGGAGAGGACCTCGATGCGGGCGGGGTCGAGCCGCCGCCCCCACACGACCTCGGCCTCGCCCTCGGGCGACAGCCGTACGGCCGCGCTGCCGAGGTCCATGCCGACCGGCTCACCGGTGCCGAAGGCACCCGCGCCGGCTTTGGGCCGGGAGGGGCTGCCGGGCACCCGCAGGCCGTACGCCTGCCAGGCCCGCCGGGCCAGCGGCCAGTCCTGGAGGGCGGTCGCCGCGATTCCCACGTTCCACCAGTCGGGGGCCCCGGTCTCCCGGTCGAGCAGGGCCACGGCCCTCAGCCCGGCCGCCCGCGCCTGTTCCCAGTCGTGCCGGAACTTGTGCA of the Streptomyces aurantiacus genome contains:
- the def gene encoding peptide deformylase, which encodes MAQQDTDQQHVGVLPVDDDGFVIDTENPEEREAAYRERGTSRPITVVGNPVLHKECKDVTEFGDDLAALVDDMFASQHTAEGVGLAANQIGVDLKVFIYDCPDDEGKRHTGVICNPVLVELPAERRQLDESNEGCLSVPTAYAPLARPDYAEVTGQDEKGNPIKVRGTGYFARCLQHETDHLYGYLYIDRLSKRERKDALRQMAENEPRYPIVAND
- a CDS encoding tetratricopeptide repeat protein, with the protein product MRIFGKGRHRPSASWRQATDRAFTLIGDGRYEDAGALLTRAADLEPWLSESWFNLALLHKFRHDWEQARAAGLRAVALLDRETGAPDWWNVGIAATALQDWPLARRAWQAYGLRVPGSPSRPKAGAGAFGTGEPVGMDLGSAAVRLSPEGEAEVVWGRRLDPARIEVLSIPLPSSGRRWGEVVLHDGVPHGERTTAAGHSYPVFDEIELWAPSPVPTWVVLLEAETEDDRDALERLAADAGFAAEDWSSSVRLLCRMCSESRMPSDEGDGEHLDPHDHSEPGHPGPLGHRTDGQLWVPERECGLAAPASLVRGLLDGWVADSPDSRDWRDLEEVC